In Myxococcus stipitatus, the following are encoded in one genomic region:
- a CDS encoding glutamine amidotransferase, whose protein sequence is MNSPTFNAWKLVSLSPLPTWALVFLALGLLLGVALAAWGVRKEPSRARRILLWTLRLGAGVAALFFLLEPGIRHLQVARMKNRVAVLVDRSASMGFPSEPGGPTRTAQVARFLEKAAPGLAGLQDRFTVELHGFDPELSPVTAASLVKEPPRGGTTDLLSALRSVAGAGQGARKLSGVLLLSDGADNAELKAGAVGRARAALVDLGVPVSTFTVGQEALKDLSIEGLKVDDFAFVRNSLTVEAEIHGRGFRGQEIPVVLRQEGKTVASKTVRLETSDDVKPVSFTFTPDQTGRFVYTVSVPTFPDEAVAENNSRSFTLKVIRDRVRVLLVVGRPSWDERYLRGLLKQDANVDLISFYILRTLSDDPGTTNDRELSLIPFPMDEIFDTKLDTFDVVIFQNFGYTDPSLSIAEYERNLERYIHNGGAFVMLGGDSVLGEGRANMPTLMEAQPVAAAGPANPEPFTARLTPEGLRHPVTAIGMGASATEAAWAELPPIPGINMTRARPGATVLLEHPHLTLDGKNVPLVAVWDYGRGRALVMATDASWYWAFAAHRDGSPSRAYDRFWGNALRWLVRDPDLTTLKVTADPPSVEPGRPVAVVVQARSADYQPAQDAQVRVELFSVASQKPVAVQTGATGQDGVVRVEFAPPEPGPYKLLATAKKGESELGQGEDAVAVRAVGPELSDASVRPELMEAIAQVTGGKAFKLPQDGLPDVPLLDPPVVEVGRAKDQPLWDRWYYLVALIGLLGAEWFARRRFGYV, encoded by the coding sequence ATGAATTCCCCCACCTTCAACGCCTGGAAGCTCGTCAGCCTCTCTCCCTTGCCCACCTGGGCGTTGGTGTTCCTCGCGCTCGGGTTGCTCTTGGGAGTGGCGCTGGCCGCGTGGGGCGTGCGCAAGGAGCCCTCGCGCGCGCGGCGCATCCTCCTGTGGACGCTTCGGCTGGGCGCGGGTGTGGCCGCGCTGTTCTTCCTCCTGGAGCCGGGCATCCGTCACCTCCAGGTGGCGCGGATGAAGAACCGGGTGGCGGTGCTGGTGGACCGCTCCGCGTCCATGGGGTTCCCCTCCGAGCCGGGCGGCCCCACGCGCACCGCGCAGGTGGCCCGCTTCCTGGAGAAGGCCGCGCCGGGGCTCGCGGGATTGCAGGACCGCTTCACGGTGGAGTTGCACGGCTTCGACCCGGAATTGTCGCCGGTGACGGCCGCGTCGCTGGTGAAGGAGCCACCGCGCGGAGGCACCACGGACCTGTTGTCCGCGCTGCGCTCGGTGGCGGGCGCGGGGCAGGGCGCGCGCAAATTGTCCGGCGTGCTGCTGTTGAGTGATGGCGCGGACAACGCGGAATTGAAGGCGGGCGCGGTGGGCCGGGCGCGCGCGGCGCTGGTGGACCTGGGCGTGCCCGTCTCCACCTTCACCGTGGGACAGGAGGCGCTCAAGGACCTCTCCATCGAGGGGCTGAAGGTGGATGACTTCGCCTTCGTGCGCAACTCGCTCACGGTGGAGGCGGAGATTCATGGCCGGGGCTTCCGGGGCCAGGAGATTCCCGTGGTCCTCCGTCAGGAGGGCAAGACGGTGGCGAGCAAGACGGTGCGCCTGGAGACCTCCGACGACGTGAAGCCCGTGTCCTTCACCTTCACGCCGGACCAGACGGGCCGCTTCGTCTACACGGTGTCGGTGCCCACCTTCCCGGACGAGGCGGTGGCGGAGAACAACAGCCGCTCCTTCACGTTGAAGGTCATCCGGGACCGCGTGCGCGTGCTGCTGGTGGTGGGGCGCCCCTCGTGGGACGAGCGCTACCTGCGTGGCCTCTTGAAGCAGGACGCCAACGTGGACCTCATCTCGTTCTACATCCTGCGCACGCTGTCGGACGACCCGGGCACGACGAATGACCGCGAGCTGTCCCTCATCCCGTTCCCCATGGATGAGATTTTCGACACGAAGCTGGACACCTTCGACGTCGTCATCTTCCAGAACTTCGGCTACACGGACCCGTCGCTGTCCATCGCCGAGTACGAGCGCAACCTGGAGCGCTACATCCACAACGGCGGCGCCTTCGTGATGCTGGGCGGCGACAGCGTGCTGGGTGAGGGCCGCGCCAACATGCCCACGCTCATGGAGGCGCAGCCCGTGGCCGCCGCCGGGCCCGCCAACCCGGAGCCCTTCACCGCGCGCCTCACGCCGGAGGGACTGCGCCACCCGGTGACGGCCATCGGCATGGGCGCGTCCGCCACCGAGGCGGCCTGGGCGGAGCTGCCTCCCATCCCCGGCATCAACATGACGCGCGCGCGCCCAGGCGCCACGGTGTTGCTGGAGCATCCGCATCTCACCTTGGATGGGAAGAACGTGCCGCTCGTGGCGGTGTGGGACTACGGCCGGGGCCGCGCGCTGGTGATGGCCACGGATGCGTCCTGGTACTGGGCGTTCGCCGCGCACCGGGATGGCTCGCCCAGCCGCGCGTATGACCGCTTCTGGGGCAACGCGCTGCGGTGGCTGGTGAGAGACCCGGACCTGACCACGCTGAAGGTGACGGCGGACCCGCCGTCGGTGGAGCCGGGGCGGCCGGTGGCGGTGGTGGTGCAGGCGCGCAGCGCGGACTACCAGCCCGCGCAGGACGCGCAGGTGCGGGTGGAGTTGTTCTCCGTGGCCTCGCAGAAGCCCGTGGCGGTGCAGACGGGCGCGACGGGACAGGACGGCGTGGTGCGCGTGGAGTTCGCTCCGCCGGAGCCGGGGCCGTACAAGCTCCTGGCCACGGCGAAGAAGGGTGAGTCGGAGCTGGGGCAGGGCGAGGACGCGGTGGCGGTGCGCGCGGTGGGCCCGGAGCTGTCGGATGCGTCCGTGCGGCCGGAGTTGATGGAAGCGATTGCCCAGGTGACGGGCGGCAAGGCGTTCAAGCTTCCGCAAGACGGGCTGCCGGACGTGCCGCTGCTGGACCCGCCCGTCGTCGAGGTGGGCCGCGCGAAGGACCAGCCCTTGTGGGACCGCTGGTACTACCTGGTGGCCCTCATTGGCCTTTTGGGCGCGGAGTGGTTCGCGCGGCGCCGGTTCGGTTACGTCTGA
- a CDS encoding serine hydrolase, which translates to MRLALALLFIVLPLSSPLAQSLPPDLDATVERTLKTFEVPGVALAVVKDGKVLLAKGYGVRKHGDATPVTADTLFNIASNSKAFTAAALAILVDEGKLQWDDRVVDHLPSFQMFDPYVTRELTVRDLLVHRSGLGLGAGDLLYFPPSSFTEDEIVSKLRHIKPAISFRSRYAYDNILYLVAGKVIEKVSGRHWRDFVRERIFTPLGMRDSSTHVKGLRVGANVATPHAKADGVLKAIAPTSIDNNAPAAAINSSVNDLAKWMMTQLGRGVIPGTDGKKRLFSEAQSKEMWAAQTVMAVSEPSKPMEPLRANFAAYALGWAVRDYRGYKLVGHSGALPGYFSRVMLVPELGLGIAVLTNQEERGGFEVPMWTVLDAFVGAPKTDWVAAFKADDDAKRAKAEEKVAGQSGTRNTQSKPSLPMESYAGTYRDAWYGDVTVTREGDKWMLRFTRTPSLVGELSHWQYDTFVARWKDRSLNADAFVSFSLKPDGSLSEMRMQPISPLTDFSFDFQDLLFTPVKELPAAAVAKPVH; encoded by the coding sequence GTGCGTCTTGCCCTCGCGCTGCTGTTCATCGTCCTGCCGCTGTCGTCGCCCCTCGCGCAATCGCTTCCACCGGACCTGGATGCCACCGTCGAGCGGACCCTGAAGACCTTCGAGGTCCCGGGCGTGGCCCTGGCCGTGGTGAAGGACGGCAAGGTGCTGCTGGCCAAGGGTTATGGCGTGCGCAAGCATGGGGACGCGACGCCGGTGACGGCGGACACGCTGTTCAACATCGCCTCCAACAGCAAGGCCTTCACGGCGGCGGCGCTGGCCATCCTCGTCGACGAAGGGAAGCTCCAGTGGGACGACCGGGTGGTGGACCACCTGCCCTCGTTCCAGATGTTCGACCCGTACGTCACGCGCGAGCTCACGGTGAGGGACTTGCTCGTGCACCGCAGCGGTCTGGGCCTGGGCGCGGGGGACTTGCTGTACTTCCCGCCGTCCTCGTTCACCGAGGATGAGATTGTCTCCAAGCTGCGCCACATCAAGCCGGCCATCAGCTTCCGCAGCCGCTACGCCTACGACAACATCCTCTACCTGGTGGCGGGCAAGGTCATCGAGAAGGTGAGCGGCCGGCACTGGCGCGACTTCGTGCGCGAGCGCATCTTCACGCCGCTGGGCATGCGCGACAGCAGCACGCACGTGAAGGGGCTGCGCGTGGGGGCCAACGTCGCCACGCCGCATGCGAAGGCGGACGGTGTGCTCAAGGCCATCGCCCCCACGAGCATCGACAACAACGCGCCCGCGGCCGCCATCAACTCGAGCGTGAATGACCTGGCCAAGTGGATGATGACGCAGCTGGGCCGGGGCGTGATTCCGGGCACGGACGGCAAGAAGCGTCTGTTCAGCGAGGCGCAGTCGAAGGAGATGTGGGCGGCGCAGACGGTGATGGCCGTCTCGGAGCCCTCCAAGCCGATGGAGCCCCTGCGCGCGAACTTCGCCGCGTACGCGCTGGGCTGGGCGGTGCGCGACTACCGGGGCTACAAGCTGGTGGGCCACAGCGGCGCGCTGCCGGGCTACTTCTCGCGGGTGATGCTGGTGCCGGAGCTGGGGCTGGGCATCGCCGTGCTGACGAACCAGGAGGAGCGCGGCGGCTTCGAGGTCCCCATGTGGACGGTGCTGGACGCGTTCGTCGGCGCGCCCAAGACGGACTGGGTCGCCGCGTTCAAGGCGGATGACGACGCGAAGCGCGCGAAGGCCGAGGAGAAGGTGGCCGGCCAGAGCGGCACGCGCAACACGCAGAGCAAGCCGTCGCTGCCGATGGAGTCCTACGCGGGGACGTACCGCGACGCGTGGTACGGCGACGTGACGGTGACGCGTGAAGGCGACAAGTGGATGCTGCGCTTCACCCGGACGCCGAGCCTCGTCGGCGAGCTGTCCCACTGGCAATACGACACGTTCGTCGCGCGCTGGAAGGACCGCTCCCTCAACGCGGATGCCTTCGTGTCCTTCTCGCTGAAGCCGGATGGCTCGCTGAGTGAGATGCGGATGCAGCCCATCTCGCCGCTGACGGACTTCAGCTTCGACTTCCAGGACCTGCTCTTCACGCCCGTGAAGGAGCTGCCGGCCGCCGCGGTCGCCAAGCCGGTGCACTGA
- a CDS encoding superoxide dismutase family protein: MTIRALLTATVLTATPVLAQDAAAPAATPPAPAQAKSAPAKGESAKALVKDAQGKEVGEVIFEQTKHGVLIKGQFRDLPPGQHAFHIHETGKCDAPDFKTAGAHFNPTKKAHGILSPKGKHVGDLPNLYADKDGKVTFDTFSQNGLTVKSLFDKDGSAVVVHVKEDDYHSDPTGDAGGRIACGVVEKQ, from the coding sequence ATGACGATTCGCGCGCTGCTGACCGCCACCGTTCTCACCGCCACGCCCGTGCTCGCGCAGGACGCTGCCGCCCCCGCGGCCACGCCTCCGGCTCCCGCGCAGGCCAAGAGCGCGCCCGCCAAGGGCGAGTCGGCCAAGGCCCTGGTGAAGGACGCGCAGGGCAAGGAAGTGGGCGAGGTCATCTTCGAGCAGACCAAGCACGGCGTGCTCATCAAGGGCCAGTTCCGCGACCTGCCGCCGGGACAGCACGCCTTCCACATCCACGAGACGGGCAAGTGCGACGCGCCGGATTTCAAGACGGCGGGCGCCCACTTCAACCCGACGAAGAAGGCCCACGGCATCCTCTCGCCCAAGGGCAAGCACGTGGGTGACCTGCCGAACCTCTACGCGGACAAGGACGGCAAGGTGACGTTCGACACGTTCTCCCAGAACGGCCTCACCGTGAAGTCCCTGTTCGACAAGGACGGCTCCGCGGTGGTCGTCCACGTCAAGGAGGACGACTATCACTCCGACCCGACCGGCGACGCGGGTGGCCGCATCGCCTGTGGCGTGGTGGAGAAGCAGTAG
- a CDS encoding HsdM family class I SAM-dependent methyltransferase — MPRAANRLLDVDEERLVHQFPELDRKAMGAFFTPAPLVERTLSLAMAHLGAGPLTVIDPACGGGAFLAAASKIWPSARLCGMELDAKVARLCQTRLPEADIREGDTLRGGLEPLLAATPPEHRELWVGNPPYNGTSAVLKDASAYAKLRALLPRALPPGTSLRDDFAFFLLVAAHRLSNRPGVLAFITPASLLDAFLYAPLRESLLSMLTLREVVDLGPGAFAGTQVRTCITVWSSLPGHVDPPRFERRGDWQHFKPEAPEWRLAPTTPEASALDARWSAEGEPLTTLVPVSLPGVKTRFDELLVDADPERLLARIRAFAAATMEELPEFARAHGLPEELLPKLRALKVGPPLEVDAKHLRPFYRYGGARHRGTLPPETRAYCYLDRRLIPRGDHRLRGPYDPHVGAVKLLFNVRELPLSAALLEEEGCVHDHRHARFAPLYVPKRLRDEGLRVTRSSTTTEELGPLVPNLSPRGLEWAETLGGPLPAFQAIVRFLNSVEVQRTWAPAFGASRVVPVPLLVPPPGQE, encoded by the coding sequence ATGCCGCGCGCCGCGAATAGGTTGCTGGATGTGGACGAAGAGAGGCTCGTCCACCAGTTCCCCGAGCTGGACCGAAAGGCGATGGGTGCGTTCTTCACACCCGCGCCCCTGGTCGAACGGACGCTATCGCTCGCGATGGCGCACCTGGGAGCAGGACCGCTCACAGTCATTGACCCGGCCTGTGGAGGTGGGGCCTTCCTGGCCGCGGCCTCGAAGATCTGGCCCAGCGCACGCTTGTGCGGCATGGAGCTGGACGCCAAGGTGGCCCGGCTCTGCCAGACACGACTGCCGGAGGCGGACATCCGCGAGGGTGACACCTTGCGCGGTGGGCTGGAGCCCCTGCTCGCCGCCACGCCCCCGGAGCACCGGGAGCTCTGGGTGGGCAATCCGCCCTACAACGGCACGTCGGCCGTCCTGAAGGACGCCAGCGCCTACGCGAAGCTGCGCGCGCTGCTACCGCGGGCGCTACCCCCCGGCACGAGCCTGCGCGACGACTTCGCCTTCTTCCTGCTGGTGGCCGCGCACCGGCTCTCCAACCGGCCCGGAGTGCTCGCCTTCATCACCCCGGCGAGCCTGCTGGACGCGTTCCTCTATGCGCCCTTGCGCGAATCCCTCCTGTCCATGCTCACGCTGCGCGAGGTGGTGGACCTGGGGCCCGGTGCCTTCGCGGGCACCCAGGTGCGCACGTGCATCACCGTGTGGTCCTCGCTGCCCGGCCATGTGGACCCGCCGCGCTTCGAGCGGCGAGGCGACTGGCAGCACTTCAAGCCCGAGGCCCCCGAGTGGCGCCTGGCGCCCACCACGCCCGAGGCCAGCGCGTTGGATGCGCGCTGGAGCGCGGAGGGCGAGCCGCTCACCACGCTGGTGCCGGTGAGCCTGCCGGGCGTGAAGACGCGCTTCGACGAGCTGCTGGTGGACGCGGACCCGGAGCGGCTGCTCGCGAGGATTCGCGCCTTCGCCGCCGCGACCATGGAGGAGTTGCCGGAGTTCGCCCGGGCCCACGGCCTGCCGGAGGAGCTGCTGCCGAAGCTGCGCGCGCTCAAGGTGGGCCCGCCGCTGGAGGTGGACGCCAAGCACCTGCGGCCCTTCTACCGCTACGGCGGCGCGCGGCACCGAGGCACGCTGCCCCCGGAGACTCGCGCCTACTGCTATCTGGACCGGCGCTTGATTCCTCGCGGCGACCACCGGCTGCGCGGGCCGTATGACCCTCACGTGGGCGCGGTGAAGCTGCTGTTCAACGTGCGCGAGCTGCCCTTGTCCGCGGCGCTGCTGGAGGAGGAAGGCTGCGTGCACGACCACCGCCACGCGCGCTTCGCGCCGCTGTACGTGCCCAAGCGCCTGCGGGACGAAGGGCTGCGCGTCACCCGCTCCTCGACGACGACGGAGGAGCTGGGCCCGCTGGTGCCCAACCTCTCGCCACGAGGACTGGAGTGGGCGGAGACCTTGGGGGGACCGCTGCCCGCGTTCCAGGCCATCGTGAGGTTCCTCAACAGCGTGGAGGTGCAACGCACCTGGGCGCCCGCGTTCGGAGCCTCGCGCGTGGTCCCCGTGCCGCTGTTGGTGCCGCCGCCCGGCCAGGAGTGA
- a CDS encoding DUF6691 family protein has product MKATLMAGLAGLLFALGLGVGGMTNPAKVVGFLDVAGAWDPSLAFVMAGALGTYGLLRKLIVRRAKPVLAQAFPPAPPSLVDGRLVAGAALFGIGWGLSGYCPGPALVSAPVGGTTVVLFVGAMLVGMGVFRAWEVLRAPRTSSQPG; this is encoded by the coding sequence GTGAAGGCGACCTTGATGGCGGGCCTGGCGGGGCTGCTCTTCGCGCTGGGGCTGGGCGTGGGCGGCATGACGAACCCCGCGAAGGTGGTGGGCTTCCTCGACGTCGCGGGCGCGTGGGACCCCAGCCTCGCCTTCGTCATGGCGGGCGCGCTGGGCACCTACGGACTGCTGCGCAAGCTCATCGTGCGCCGCGCGAAGCCCGTGCTCGCGCAGGCCTTTCCTCCCGCGCCGCCTTCATTGGTGGACGGGCGTCTGGTGGCGGGCGCGGCGCTGTTTGGCATTGGCTGGGGCCTGTCCGGTTACTGCCCGGGCCCGGCGCTGGTATCCGCGCCCGTGGGAGGCACCACCGTGGTGCTCTTTGTCGGCGCGATGTTGGTGGGGATGGGTGTTTTTCGCGCCTGGGAAGTCCTCCGCGCCCCCCGGACCTCCAGCCAACCTGGTTGA
- a CDS encoding YeeE/YedE family protein: MNMFLLPLLGGVLLGAGAALLLLFNGRIAGISGITAGLLTPSKADTAWRAAFVGGLAVGGVLLALVRPESFGPPVISGIGATLAAGLLVGFGTRLGSGCTSGHGVCGLARGARRSLVATLTFMAAGALTVFVTRHVLGGVS; encoded by the coding sequence ATGAACATGTTCCTTCTCCCCCTCCTGGGGGGCGTCCTGCTCGGCGCGGGCGCCGCCCTGCTTCTCCTGTTCAACGGCCGCATCGCGGGCATCAGCGGAATCACCGCGGGCCTGCTGACTCCCTCCAAGGCGGACACCGCGTGGCGCGCGGCCTTCGTCGGGGGGCTCGCCGTGGGCGGCGTGCTGCTCGCGCTCGTCCGGCCGGAGTCCTTCGGTCCGCCCGTCATCTCCGGCATCGGCGCCACGCTCGCCGCGGGGCTGCTCGTGGGCTTCGGCACCCGGCTGGGCAGCGGCTGCACCAGCGGCCACGGGGTCTGCGGTCTCGCGCGAGGCGCCAGGCGCTCGCTGGTCGCCACGCTCACCTTCATGGCGGCCGGAGCGCTCACCGTCTTCGTCACCCGTCATGTGCTGGGAGGTGTCTCGTGA
- a CDS encoding RNA polymerase sigma factor, which produces MVATDRAARGGQSDAALVAAARKGDREALEALLARYASPVYRFGVRLCGSEEVARDVLQETLMTAFRGLHAFREQAQLSTWLYQVARSHCSRERRREARGGVPVSLDEEAARAVPSGERPLDEAAHARKLGAEIRDALASLSATDREALLLRDVEGLSAEEAARATGIDVRAHKSRLHRARMRLRAKLDGGAL; this is translated from the coding sequence GTGGTTGCGACAGACAGGGCGGCAAGGGGAGGCCAGAGCGACGCGGCGCTTGTCGCGGCGGCGCGCAAGGGGGACCGGGAGGCGCTGGAGGCGCTGCTCGCCCGGTACGCATCGCCGGTGTACCGGTTCGGGGTGCGCCTGTGCGGCTCCGAGGAGGTGGCGCGCGACGTGTTGCAGGAGACCCTGATGACGGCGTTTCGCGGCCTGCATGCGTTCCGCGAGCAGGCCCAGCTGTCCACGTGGCTCTACCAGGTGGCGCGCTCCCACTGCTCACGGGAGCGGCGGCGCGAGGCGCGAGGGGGTGTGCCGGTATCGCTGGACGAGGAGGCCGCGCGCGCGGTGCCGTCCGGTGAGCGGCCCCTGGACGAGGCGGCCCACGCGCGAAAGCTGGGTGCGGAGATTCGCGATGCGCTGGCCTCGTTGTCCGCGACGGACCGGGAGGCGCTGCTGCTGCGCGACGTGGAGGGCCTGTCCGCCGAGGAGGCCGCACGTGCGACGGGCATCGACGTGCGCGCGCACAAGAGCCGCCTGCACCGCGCACGCATGCGCCTGAGGGCGAAGCTGGACGGCGGCGCGCTGTAA
- a CDS encoding sodium:solute symporter family transporter, producing the protein MNPTSTTGSQFGQPNATAIFFFLLFVGVTLAITYWAARKTKTTSEFFAAGGGVSALQNGFALAGDYMSAASFLGIAGLVALSGFDGLIYSVGWLVGWPVVTFLIAEPLRNLGKYTFADVVAYRLKQTPVRLSAALGTLTVVSFYLIAQMVGAGNLIHLLFGLSYEVAVVIVGVVMILYVLFGGMIATTWVQIVKAVLLLAGASALAGVVLFRFGFSPLALFNEAAQQYGAQVLAPGTLVSNPLETVSLGLALMFGTAGLPHILMRFYTVPDAKAARSSVFYATGLIGYFYLVTFILGFGAAVLVGRQAITGVDKGGNMAAPMLAEVVGGTGFLGFISAVAFATILAVVAGLTLSGAAALSHDLWSSVVRKGQAPEHEQLKVARLASLFLGVLAVVLGMAFKGQNVAFMVGLAFAIAASANFPALLLSMAWRNFTTNGAVASMLTGSFSAVLLIFLSPTVQIDLLKNTSALFPLKNPGIITMPLAFFVGVAVSLLFPEKEASERFSEVKHRMHVGAGKPAAVPVPPVPSVSPGPAPHPTATKA; encoded by the coding sequence ATGAATCCCACTTCCACGACGGGCTCGCAGTTCGGCCAGCCCAACGCCACGGCCATCTTCTTCTTCCTGCTCTTCGTCGGCGTCACGCTGGCCATCACCTACTGGGCGGCGCGAAAGACGAAGACGACGTCGGAGTTCTTCGCCGCGGGCGGTGGCGTGAGCGCCCTGCAGAACGGCTTCGCGCTGGCGGGCGACTACATGAGCGCCGCCAGCTTCCTGGGCATCGCGGGCCTCGTCGCGCTCTCCGGCTTCGACGGGCTCATCTATTCGGTGGGCTGGCTGGTGGGCTGGCCCGTGGTGACGTTCCTCATCGCCGAGCCCCTGCGCAACCTGGGCAAGTACACCTTCGCGGACGTGGTGGCATACCGGCTCAAGCAGACGCCGGTGCGCCTGTCCGCGGCGCTGGGCACGCTCACCGTGGTGAGCTTCTATCTGATTGCGCAGATGGTGGGCGCCGGCAACCTCATCCACCTGCTCTTCGGGCTCTCCTACGAGGTCGCCGTCGTCATCGTCGGCGTGGTGATGATTCTCTACGTGCTGTTCGGCGGGATGATCGCCACCACGTGGGTTCAAATCGTCAAGGCGGTGCTGCTGCTCGCGGGCGCCTCCGCGCTGGCGGGAGTGGTGCTCTTCCGGTTCGGCTTCAGCCCGTTGGCGCTCTTCAACGAGGCCGCACAGCAGTACGGCGCGCAGGTGCTGGCACCGGGCACGCTGGTGAGCAATCCGCTGGAGACGGTGTCGCTGGGGCTGGCGCTGATGTTCGGCACCGCGGGGCTGCCGCACATCCTGATGCGCTTCTACACGGTGCCGGACGCGAAGGCGGCGCGCAGCAGCGTGTTCTACGCCACGGGCCTCATCGGCTACTTCTACCTGGTGACGTTCATCCTGGGCTTCGGCGCGGCGGTGCTCGTGGGGCGCCAGGCCATCACCGGCGTGGACAAGGGCGGCAACATGGCCGCGCCCATGCTCGCGGAGGTCGTGGGCGGCACGGGCTTCCTGGGCTTCATCTCCGCGGTGGCCTTCGCCACCATCCTCGCGGTGGTGGCTGGCCTGACGCTGTCCGGAGCGGCGGCGCTGTCCCACGATTTGTGGTCCAGCGTGGTGCGCAAGGGCCAGGCCCCCGAGCACGAGCAGCTCAAGGTGGCGCGGCTCGCCAGCCTCTTCCTCGGAGTGCTCGCGGTGGTGCTGGGCATGGCCTTCAAGGGGCAGAACGTGGCCTTCATGGTGGGGCTGGCATTCGCCATCGCCGCGAGCGCCAACTTCCCCGCCCTGCTTTTGTCCATGGCCTGGAGGAACTTCACCACGAATGGCGCGGTGGCCAGCATGCTGACGGGCTCCTTCAGCGCGGTGCTGCTCATCTTCCTGTCGCCCACCGTCCAGATAGACCTGCTGAAGAACACCAGCGCCCTGTTCCCCCTGAAGAACCCGGGCATCATCACCATGCCCCTGGCCTTCTTCGTGGGTGTGGCCGTCTCGCTGCTCTTCCCGGAGAAGGAGGCGAGCGAGCGCTTCTCCGAGGTGAAGCACCGCATGCACGTGGGCGCGGGCAAACCCGCCGCGGTGCCCGTGCCCCCCGTGCCCTCCGTGAGCCCCGGCCCCGCGCCACACCCCACGGCCACCAAGGCGTGA
- a CDS encoding DUF485 domain-containing protein has protein sequence MSEPSRSDALEALAASRWRVAAALTLATLVAYFGFILLVAFNKPLMGQQIVPGLSVGILLGALVIVTAWALTGIYMLWANGKYDRALSQLRC, from the coding sequence ATGTCCGAGCCCTCTCGAAGCGATGCCTTGGAAGCACTCGCCGCGTCGCGCTGGCGCGTGGCCGCCGCGCTCACGCTGGCCACGCTGGTGGCCTACTTCGGCTTCATCCTGCTGGTGGCCTTCAACAAGCCGCTGATGGGCCAGCAAATCGTCCCTGGCCTGTCGGTGGGCATCCTCCTGGGCGCCCTGGTCATCGTCACCGCCTGGGCGCTGACGGGCATCTACATGCTCTGGGCCAACGGCAAGTACGACCGGGCCCTGAGCCAACTGCGCTGTTGA